Within the Actinomycetota bacterium genome, the region GAGCCGGCAGCGCGCTCATGGGGATAGGTGTCGCCTCGGGAGAGAACAGGGCAACCGAAGCCGCGCGCCAGGCAATCGGCTCACCACTGCTCGAGACTTCCATCGAAGGCGCCAGCGGTATCCTGCTCAACATCAAGGGCAGCTGCGATGTCGCCCTGCAGGAGGCCAACGAGGCGGCTCAGGTTGTGGCTGAGGTGGCGTCAGAGGATGCCAACATCATCTTCGGCACAGTGGTCGACGAGACCCTGGCCGACTCGATCATGGTGACCGTCATCGCGACAGGGTTCGATCGCGGCGCTGATTCCCAGCGGCGCACCCAGCGGCGGCAGGATACCAGTCTCGATACGCCCGATTTTATGAACGCCTAAGGCCGCCGGGGGCATAGCGGCGCTCCGCTGACCGTTATTGCAGCAGACAACAGGCCATGCCGGCCTGATAGATATCCAGAGGCGCCCCGAAGGGGCGCCTCTTTTTTAATCAGTGACTCGCATGCCTGACCAGCGATACGCACAAGAGCCAGGGCAGGTGGGCGACCGGAGTCTACATCAGATACGACAGCCCACGCCTTGTCTTCCAGAGGAAATACTTCTCCAGGAGCCGCTTGCCGATATTCGCCAGCGGATTGGGGAGCATTATGGCAAGCTGTCTCGGCTTCAGGAGATGGTTGCTGACGATGACCACTTCCTTGTCGCCGGCGTCCAGGCCGCAGAGGCCGGGAATCTTGCCCCAGGGCTTGGACTTTAATCTTTCGCCCGAGCCTTCGAGCAGACGCACGATGTTATGCGCAGCGATCTTCGCGGTTTCCTCGGAAGGGAAGCCCGTCTTCGGCATGCCAAGCGCCACCGGCGTCGTGAATGGCAGCGGTACGGCGACAGCCAGACCAGCAGCGAATATGTTGGAGTACTTTTTGTGCCGGTAGGAATCATCCACAGGGATGAAGCCCTTCTCGTCACCAAGGTCGCCGGACTCCTTGACGAACCTGGCTCCGTTGAATGGCGGTATGATCATCGAGTATTTGTAAGGCAGCTGGCGGCCGTCCTTCAGGACTACCTCATCCCCGGTTATCTTTTCTATCTCCGAGTTGACTACATACTTGATGTTGAACATCTTCATGAACGACTTGAGCATGGCTTCGCCGCCGGCCATGCCGCCGATGCCGAAATGCGCCAGGAACGGTTCGGGAGTGATCCAGGTGATGTCGATCCGGTCGCGGACACCTGCCTTGCGGGCGGCATACTCGAGATTGAAAAGAAACTCGTAGCCGGCGCCCATGCAACTGGCGCCCTGGCTTGCTCCCACGATGACTGGTCCGGGATCTTCGACGAGCTTCTCCCAGCCCCTGCGAGCTTCCTCGGCGTGGCTGGGGGTGCACACCGAATAAGTGTTTTTATCAGGACCCAGCCCCTCGATCAGATCGAAGCGCGTGGTCACGCCCGATGCGACAAGCAGGTAATCGTATTCGACGGCACCGTCGTTTGTAACCACCCTGTTCTGTTCCGGCTCGACGGCGGTGACCTCGGTCTTGAGGAATCGCACCCCGCGTTTTTCAAGGAGCGGCGCCAGAGGCACGCTGATATCTCTGATGTTACGCCACCCGAAGGGGACCCATATGAGGGATGGGATGTAAACAAAATCATCGGTCTTCGAGATAAGTGTTACTTCGTGCTCCGGCCCCAGCTTGCGCCTGGCCTCGAGAGCACCCGTTATTCCGGCAAAACTTCCGCCTATGACTACTACTTGTGACATGATGCGCCCCCGCGATCGGGGTATTCTCCCTTCAGTGATTGTATTTGTGGGTGTCAGAACGCTACCTTTTGAGCGGCCGCGATCCAGCTGTCCCATATACCCGTGGGGGTATCGTTATCCAAACATTTAGACAACAGGATGCCGCAAAAGTTTCATTAAGAAGGATGGATTGTCAGGCGACTGTTCAATGGGTTGGACCGCCGGCAGGGACCGCAGCGGTGACATCAGGGAAACTGTTCGGGAAGACGCCGGCCGCCGGCAGGAAACCTGCCGGCGGCCGCCTGATAAAGCTAAAGAGTGTCAGGGAAGCTCAACCACGACGCTGGTCATGGTCTGCGCGATGCCGTCGATGGACTGGATCTCGGAAACGATCGTATTGCCCAGCTCGCTGATATCGCCACCTTCGATGTAAGCGATGAGGTCGTACGCCCCGGTTACCGCGTGGGCGCTTTTCACACCCGGGATATCTGCTATCTTTTTCCTCACATCGCCTGCCTTGCCGGGGGCGATGTTGGCCAGTACATAGGCTGCGGCCATCTGTCCCACCTCCTTCTTAAAAGTGTAGAATGTGCCGTGCAATACCTTATGCCGAGCACTTGATCGCGTCAATTATGCGGCATGCTGCGAAATTCCAAACCAGTATGCTCCTGCACCGGCTCTGGACCATGACATGAAAAGACTGATAGTCAACGCTGACGATTTCGGCCTGACAAGTGGAGTGAACCGGGCTGTCGTCGAATGCCATCAAAGGGGCGTGGTGACCAGCGCCACCCTGATGGTCAATGGCGGAGCCGCGGTAGAGGCGGCGCTCCTGGCGGCGGATAATCCGCAGCTAGGCGTCGGGCTTCATCTGAACCTGACCTCGGGGCCGCCCCTGATGCCGCCTGGCAGTGTTCCTTCGCTGGTAGGCAGCGACGGGGATTTTCCAGGACTGAAGACGGCCTTGTGGCGGCTTACTTCCGGAAAAGCCAAGACCCACGAACTGGAAGACGAGATAGCCGCTCAGATCGACCGGCTGATAAAGCTGGGCATCCGCCCGACTCATATCGATAGCCACCACCATCTGCACGCGCACCCGCGTCTGCGGTCACTTGTCAGGAAGATTTGTCCGCGTCATGGCATCACGAAGATGCGCGGTTTCCGCATGGCGGCGAGAAGCCCCAAGGCAATGGCCGTCACTTTTGCTGCGCGTCTGCCCTCCGCCGGAGCCAGTATGAACACGCCCGACAGGTTTTCGGGCATCGAGGTCATGGGTAACAGGGATATGGCGGCGGCGCTCAGGCGGGGACTGGCCGGCGATGGCGATACACTGGAGTTCATGTGCCATCCGGGGTACGCAGACGAGGAGCTGACGAAGGTCACGAGTTACGCTGCTCCTCGTCAGGCGGAACTGCTCCGGCTTCTTTCGGCTGCCTTCACGGCGGCCGCCGATGAAGCAGGAGTCCGGAAGATATCCTTTGCTGCGCTGTGAGCAGCGTCTTTCGGGGAAGGGACCAAGGATGAAGCTGGAAGACTGGTTCAAAAAACGCACCTATCACTTTTCCGAATTCTCGGATGTCGAGGCCCTGGTCGGGCTCAAGCAGGAAAAGGGCCTGACCGTCAGCGTCTGCCTGCCTACCCGGAACGAAGCCGATACGATCCCCAATATCCTGCCAGTCATCCGCAGGTCGCTGATGGAGCGCCACCAGCTTGTGGACCAGCTGGCGATCATCGACTCACGCTCGACGGACGACACGGCCAGGGTCGCCGCAGAGTACGGGGCCGAGGTCTTCTATGACGATGAGTATCTCGTCGACCAGCCACCCGCCTATGGCAAAGGAGAGGCGCTGTGGAAAAGCCTGGTGCCGCTCACCGGCGATATCGTGGTCTGGGTGGACTCCGACATCCGCAACTTCACGCCCCATTTCATCTACGGCCTTCTCGGTCCGCTGCTGTCCGACGAAGCGATCGGTTACGTCAAGGGATACTATCGCCGCCCCCTTTTCCTGGGCGACATGAAGCGGGAGACCGGCGGCGGCAGGGTGACCGAGATCTGTGCCCGCCCTCTGATCAACATGTTCTATCCCGAGCTGGCGGGCTTGATACAGCCGCTGTCCGGCGAATACGCCGGCCGCCGCAGCATCCTCGAGAGCGTTCCCTTTTTCACCGGCTACGGCGTCGAGCTCGGCCTCGATATCGA harbors:
- a CDS encoding glucosyl-3-phosphoglycerate synthase; its protein translation is MKLEDWFKKRTYHFSEFSDVEALVGLKQEKGLTVSVCLPTRNEADTIPNILPVIRRSLMERHQLVDQLAIIDSRSTDDTARVAAEYGAEVFYDDEYLVDQPPAYGKGEALWKSLVPLTGDIVVWVDSDIRNFTPHFIYGLLGPLLSDEAIGYVKGYYRRPLFLGDMKRETGGGRVTEICARPLINMFYPELAGLIQPLSGEYAGRRSILESVPFFTGYGVELGLDIDIFRKYGLAAIAQTDLKRRVHHNQSTEALGQMAFGIMQAVFKRLHDEGRLELRDDPLPEYNSIFYRKGQYGLEAREVKVVERPPLDTLEEYRRLHPRRATGAAS
- a CDS encoding ChbG/HpnK family deacetylase; this encodes MKRLIVNADDFGLTSGVNRAVVECHQRGVVTSATLMVNGGAAVEAALLAADNPQLGVGLHLNLTSGPPLMPPGSVPSLVGSDGDFPGLKTALWRLTSGKAKTHELEDEIAAQIDRLIKLGIRPTHIDSHHHLHAHPRLRSLVRKICPRHGITKMRGFRMAARSPKAMAVTFAARLPSAGASMNTPDRFSGIEVMGNRDMAAALRRGLAGDGDTLEFMCHPGYADEELTKVTSYAAPRQAELLRLLSAAFTAAADEAGVRKISFAAL
- a CDS encoding Lrp/AsnC ligand binding domain-containing protein; the encoded protein is MAAAYVLANIAPGKAGDVRKKIADIPGVKSAHAVTGAYDLIAYIEGGDISELGNTIVSEIQSIDGIAQTMTSVVVELP
- a CDS encoding NAD(P)/FAD-dependent oxidoreductase, with product MSQVVVIGGSFAGITGALEARRKLGPEHEVTLISKTDDFVYIPSLIWVPFGWRNIRDISVPLAPLLEKRGVRFLKTEVTAVEPEQNRVVTNDGAVEYDYLLVASGVTTRFDLIEGLGPDKNTYSVCTPSHAEEARRGWEKLVEDPGPVIVGASQGASCMGAGYEFLFNLEYAARKAGVRDRIDITWITPEPFLAHFGIGGMAGGEAMLKSFMKMFNIKYVVNSEIEKITGDEVVLKDGRQLPYKYSMIIPPFNGARFVKESGDLGDEKGFIPVDDSYRHKKYSNIFAAGLAVAVPLPFTTPVALGMPKTGFPSEETAKIAAHNIVRLLEGSGERLKSKPWGKIPGLCGLDAGDKEVVIVSNHLLKPRQLAIMLPNPLANIGKRLLEKYFLWKTRRGLSYLM